The Magnolia sinica isolate HGM2019 chromosome 9, MsV1, whole genome shotgun sequence sequence TGGTCAAAGCTCAAGTGCCTTTGAACATTGTCAGAGCTTCTGTGAAATCCCTCCACGCCATTGTGCACATAaatgttttcatccattgatttcatTGAATAGTATTCCGTTTCCAAATGAAATGACGCTAGCATCACCTTGTGAGGCtccccctcacacacacacacacacacacacaccctccaaaacaaaaacaaaaacaaaaaaaaaaagaaaagagaaaagaaaaaatgctCCAATATTTAGATTCAACCTATTGGATCTTCGTTGCTGAATCGTGGAAACTTGTTTCACTTTCTGCATATAAATTGCACCACTACTATTGGAATTCCCCACCTTCCATAAAAAAAGGTCAAATTCTTCTTATTTTCGCTACCTTACATAAGATCCTTATTTATAATATTCACAAAGTAGCAGAACTGCAATAAAAAAACAGCCCAATTCTTATCTATATGTAATAAATCATTGAACTTTCTAAATTAACCCAAAATTTAATCTTAGCAGAACTtgtgatgatgtttatttatttatcattattgttatttTAATATTGAGTTCGACTATAGTTGCGTGAAGTGTGAAGCGAAGTGGCAACAAATTCAGGTGTGGGAGTGGTGAAGTCTTTGTTTCAAAATGCTAGCAAGTATAAACTACTAGTAAGCATGAGGAGCAGGATTTTAAACATATGCAGCACTTGATTGGAATGATCATGTAACTAAGAACGCAACCATTACAAAATAATAGGGCTTTATCTATATTTTTTGGTGTAGAAGCGTGCAGGTTGACTTAAATGGGCTCTTATCGCGATACAAAGCCAACAATGACAATCACACTGCGAAATGTCCATGGACTATTACGTAGCGCTTCTGGGAGTTTCATGCTCTCATTGCTAGTCCTAGGCCTGGATAAAGGAGGTGGTTATGTCAGTTTGGCAGCTGGTGTGGAACTTTTGCCTCAAGTTTCATCATAAATCTTGACATGGTGGCACATTATTTGTGTAACAGTGACCCAATcagttggaataaggcttagcTGCTGATGATGACAGTTATATCTATAACGGAAACAGAAGGCAATATACTTGTAGACACCTCAATATCTGACTGCAAATGAGGACTTTTACTCGCATCAAGATCTTACTAATTGAACATTCAGATCTTGCAAATCTGTGGAGCAGGATTAGGTGGCAGTTAAACAAGTTGCTCGAAAAGGGTCATGTAAGTCTTACTAATTGAACATTCAGATCTTGCAAATCTGTGGAGCAGGATTAGGTGGCAGTTAAACAAGTTGCTCGAAAAGGGTCATGTAAGGCCCAATACATCCTCTTGTACCTCGTCTGTGGTCTTGGTGCTGAAGAAGACTCGTGGCACGTGTGTGGATTAAGATTCTTGATTGGGAGAAGATGGTTGGGCTTTGTAAGCTTGACCTCATTATGTCTAGGGGGTTGTTCCGTGCCAGGACCATCCCTACATGTAGCGGTTGGGCGCTGCTCGTATTTTAGGAGACCCCGACCTTTGCCAAAAACCATTGAGCAGCCCATTCTCTCTCGACTCCCCAAAGATCCTTCCACTGCCGAGAAGAGGAAAATGTGACTCTTTATATGTGTGCGTGCGTGCTGGCTGCTTCCCccgcatccttttgggccttccagttacccttttagagcctttaacttgTGATAATTCACTCCTAACTGGCTCCATTCTGTCTCTATTGCACATGACTAAACCGTGTAAGTCTACTTCGCCTCATCTTATTACATATTGCTGCTACTCCTAAATTTCcacgaatgcattcatttctaattctatccttgtcttgccactcatccatctcaacatcctcattttaacTACACTCATCCCATGAACATGTTCCTTAACTGGCCAACATTCTTTCCCGTAATGCATGGCTGGTCTTCTAAGTATATTTGAAAAGTTAACAGAGGTCATTAAAAAACTAGAGCAGGGGAAAGGAATTCCCAATACAGAGATAGCGGCATGAAGTCCCTGTGATTGCATGGTCAAGCACCAATGGATTGGGCTTTCTGATCGAGGGGGTAAACAAAATATTTAGTGCCTTAGCCAAAGACCTCATCTCATTGAAGGTACAGTCCACGTTCCATGGATAGGCCATGGTCCCCTTAACCTAACAGAAAACACAATTGTCAAACACCTCCACTGAAATGGGGAGCTTGGAGAACTGATTGAAAACAATACACTCTCTAACTGCAAGCACAATGGATCTACTCCTCAATTCATTTTGTATTTCGGTGTTGCCGGGTGACATGGAGGCGATGTTTTTGTTGTGGCATGGGGCAAGCCTCAGGAAACAAGGGAGGGCTGTGTGGaggtcagtgttttaaatagcgtgtagcatacAGCGTACTGTTCAGCCCTCTATAGTGCGTATAgagtaagctacacaatacttttatttttatttttaaattaaaataatttaaaattggataaataatataaataaaattaaaaataataaagaaaattaaagaaaaaggcATATGATGTCAACAAGTAACTGACAAGTAACAACTACTAACTGAACAGTCAGTCAGCCCTAAACAAGTAACAGTTAACCATAACTGAAAGTATGGTCTAAAAATCCAACTTTACAAGTTAACCAATCACATAAGAGCTCGGTCAGTCAGTCCTAAAACTGAACAGTGACTGTACACAACACAATCAACACCAAAACAAGCCATTTCTGACATTCTGTTCCTCTCACAATCCCTCTAGAAAAGCTTGCTCTTGGGTGACCCGTTTTGCATGAGCAGCGCAAGATTAAACTGTACACAATTGGAGGAAACAATGTCCCAAATATTGTTGATAGTTCACCGGAGATCCTTGCTTTGTAGTGTGTCAATAAGTCGGGTTCCCAGACCCACCTCAAAGTGGTGGTTTTTCCTCCTAACTTGTTGTATGGAAGTTCTAGGAAAAACTAAACACACCCATAATTGCTATCATGCGGAAATAGCACTGTGAATATGACATGGAGGGCATGGGGCCTGCCAAAAGCTGGATTAGGCTTAATACTGATTTTCCGATATACCTTACCCAAATGGACCCTCACCAAATTTTTTTGGGATCATTCACTTTTAAATTCTCCTCTTTGGGTTTCGGTGACCTTTGGAGAAGATGAATTGAGGAATGTATCAGTTCGGCCTATTTTTCTATCCTCTTAAATGGATCCCTAaaaggatttttcaaaaattcacatGGGCTTAGACAAGGAGACCCTCTTTCcccttcctcttcctcatcatcgGTGAAGCCTTATCCTCAATGCTCTTGAAAGCTCAAATGGAAGGCATTATCAGGGGAATCCAAGTGAAAGGTGTTCAAGAGCTGATCTCCCATGTTCAGTTTGCGGACGACattcttattttttttgaagCAAGTCCAAATTTTGTTGCCAATTTGCGTACAATGATTAGGTGTTTTGAAGCAATTGCAGGGCTAAAGGTGAACATGTTTAAATCCAAATTATTTGGGATCAATCTGGATGTCCAGGAGGCTGAAGATCTAGCAGATGTTATGGGATGCGCTATGGGGTCCTTCCCAACGCTTTTCATCGGCCACCCCCTGTGCGTTGGTCAACCCCAAAAACATCAATGGGACAAAGTAATTCAGAGGTTTCACCATCACCTGGTTGGGTGGAAGCGTCGCTACCTCTCCATTGGTGGGAGACTCACGCTGATTAAAGTAGGGCTGTCTAATCTTCCCACCTATTTCATGTCCTTGTATCGATGTCTTGTTGCGGTTTTCAAGGCTATCGATACTCTCAGACATAACTTTCTCTGGAGTggcaaggaagaaaagaagaaattcaaCCTTATGGAGTGGAGGAAAGTTTACAAGCACTTTAAAGATGGTGGAGCCGGCATTAAAGACCTTAGATTGATGAACTGGGCCCTTTTAGGGAAATGGATCTGGAGACTTGGCAATGAAAAGGACAGGCGGTGGAATAAAATAATCAAAGGTAAATACGGGAGCTCAGAAGGAGGCTGGTGGATGGATGATTCATCCCTGTATAGGGCCTCTGCTATATGGAAATGAATCATTCGTATGAAAGGAGGTTTCCCGTTGGATCGGCTTTGAAGTGGGCAAGGGAGACTGTGTCCGATTTTGGCTGGACACTTGGATAGGAGATATGCCATTGAAGGACAAATTTCCTTCTATATTCTGGGTGGCGGGTAAGAAGAACAGCTCGTTAGTTGATAACTATTCTCTAGTAGCAGATAAGGTTGTTTGGAACATCCTTTGCAGAAGGAATTTGGAGGACTGGGAAGTCGGTGAGTTCGTGGAGCTGATGGAGCTCATCCAGGATGCTCCTCTTAATCAGACCTGTAAAGACAACATTATTTGGAAACCAGACAAGTCGTCTCTCTTCACGGTGAGGTCCTTTTTCAAGATTCTGTCGGCCAACAAGGGTAGTACCTCTCCTCAGCACCCCCACTTCACATAGAAATATGCTGTCCCTCCAAAGCTACAGGTTTTCGGATGGCTGGTTGGGAATAATAGAATTCTTACTTTGGACAACCTAAGGAAAAAAGGATTGATCCTCCCGAATGCTTGTCTGTTGCCTGTCTTCTGAAGAATCGGTGAATCATTTGTTGATCCATTGTTCGTTCGCCTACTCAATTTGGTCAGCCATTCTCTCCTGCTTCAAGGTTAGTTGGTGCTTCCCTAGAGATGTGGACATGCTCCTTAAGGCCTGGCATGGTGTCAGATTAGGCAAACCCATTTCACGGGTCTAGAGGATGGCAATCTTGGCGGTTTGGTGGGCTGTCTGGATGGAAAGAAACAATAGGTGTTTCCAGAATGAAGCGAAGCCTCCCCACTTAGTCTCCTCCTATGTTAAATGTTTCATTGCTGAATGGGTGTTCCATAAGGATGGGCTCAATGTAGATTTATCATTCCTTCAGTCTTAAAGGATCTACCTCCACGGCAGttcctttcttttgttttgttctcCTTCTTTTAATAcaagttacctttcaaaaaaaaaaatctcctctTTAGGAATTTTCGGACCAAAAGAGCTGATCATTCATTAAAATCCCTTCTGGAAAAACTTTTTACAACAACACCCTTCATAATACAAAAGGTTTGACAAGATAGGGGGTGGATCCCCCTTCTATTCCAATCCTTTTGTTGTAGCTATTATTCTCCCTGCCCCAGGGGTTGCTTTTACTCTCCTTGAAATCCCTCAGCTGGATGCTGCAATTTGGAAGAGATGTTAGCAATGTCGAAAGCAGGCCTGATTCTCTATTGAGTGCTGTGATTGCCTCCAAGcaattttcttcctcttctttctggCTAACATAACCCCCCATAGGTTGATATAAGAGCTTGAGCCATCATGAGTGGGCCATTGATCTCTGTTcggggaaaaagaaaagaaaagaaaagaaaaagaaaaagaagatcccTCAAACATCAACTTGGTGACTTGTATTGATCATGgttatctaagccttatccccatCTGactggggtcggctacatgaatcctgttccaccagtAATTTATCGAGGACCACATCCTTAGTTAAACCATACCTACTCCCATGTCCTCTCGGGCCTTCCACTTGCTCTTTTgtagccttcaacttgaacaaaCTCCTTTCAACCGGTGCAGTTTTTGGTCTCTGctacacatggccaaaccatccaagtctactttacCTCATATTTTTTTACCTATTGGGGCTACAATtccctcatccatctcaacatcctcattgcaGCTACACTTGTTCTACTGACGTATTGTTCCTTGACTGCCAACATTCTGTTacataaagcatggctagtcttatCTGGTCTATAGAATCTCTTATTTAGTCCGATTGGTACGTGGCGATCACATAAAGCTCCAGAGGCACCTCTCTACTTCATCAATACAGCTacaattctatgagcaacatccttctcagtCTCTCCATTTCTCATGGATTATTGACCCAAGACATCGGAAGTGTTCATCTGCTTGTTATTTCATTTTTCCCTTTGTGTGCTTAGTAGTAAAAAAGCTATGTAAGGATTTCTTTTACATTACTTTCCACTGTAGTTCTGACAGCCGGAGACTAGAGTCGAAACTCGGTCCAGTCAATTTTGACTCAATGAGATTCCAAGCCAAGTCATTAGGGAACTTGTTAGTGAAAGTGAGTCGGTTGACTCAACATGACTTGTGGCGACTTGAGTCACTTTATTGTCATCTGTTTGTTCTAACAAATGCAAAAATGAGCCAGTGGGTTTTGAACCCACATCGTAAGGTAGAGAAGCAAACGTGTATGACCATTGCCCCTAGGGTTGCTTGGGTGTGTGCAATTTAGCTGTTCTTTTTTATGTTTGAACCAGACAACACTATTTTAAAAGAGAAATGTTGCTGTGCTCTGTAGgttataatgctcctagttgcGTTTTGGACAGTTAGTCAAAAATTCAccaatccagactgttcattaggttcaaAGCACATTTCACGGGTTGCCAGGCAAACATGCTACCAATCTGAcagatattaaccatttgatcaatgaacTTTAATGTGGACTATCAAGATTGTTTGTATAAAAATAGGTCCCATCAACAATCTgttccatctatttgttagtaTATATCATGTATTGCTTATCATTGTAAGGTATCACTTCATGAGGCAATCTCGGCCATCCCATACACGGACTGGAAAAACAGAAGGCTaattggctatagaaaataatCCAATCTAGGAtgaattggatcatctgatctgtGCAAGTTTTTCATGGTAGTCGATGAAATGTGTTCCAGACTTGATAGAAAGTTTGGATTGATTCATTGAACTGTCGAAATGAACATAGCTGCTTGGAGCACCATAAGTGTtgtgagagcactggagcatttaatttaaaatatctactactacaaatattttaatttcattattaAATACTTGGTTGAGTCAACTAAAGACTCAGTCAGGTCTTCGAGTTGACCGGGCCCAGGTGGACATTGACTCTGGTCGAGTTTTTGGGATACTTTTGTCAAGGATTCATGTTATGGTTTCTTTATCCTTTTCAGAAACAAGATCAGGATAGTGACATCCGGTGCTGTTCCCCCTCTCGTGGAGCTTCTCAAATTTGAAAACGGCAGCTTAAGAGATTTGGCCACTGCAGCAATCCTGACACTCTCGACCGCAGCTTCTAACAAACCAACCATTGCGGCCTCGGGAGCCGCCCCACTTCTTGTTCAGATCCTTAGCACAGGAAGTGTCCAAGGGAAGGTGGATGCTGTTACCGCCTTATACAACCTCTCCACCTCCACCGAGAATCTCGCTCCAATCCTCACCGCCAGAGCTGTTCCTCCCCTCCTCTCCCTTCTCAAAGAATGCAAGAAGTACTCCAAGTTTGCTGAGAAAACAACTGCTCTACTAGAGATTCTATCAGGCTTTGAAGATGGGCGGACCGCGATCTCAGATGTGGACCGTGGGATTCTGACAATTGTAGAGACGGTCGAGGATGGGTCACTCCTTAGCACCGAACATGCTGTTGGAGTCCTACTTTCCTTGTGCCAGAGCTGCAGGAAGAAGTACAGGGAACTCATACTGAAAGAAGGTGCGATCCCAGGCCTTCTGCAACTGACGGTTGAGGGCACGCCGAAGGCTCAGGAAAGGGCCCGGACCCTTCTGGATCTGCTCAGGGAATCTCCTCCAAAGCGATTGCCGTCCGCAGTCCTTGAGACCATCGTTTATGACATTGCCACTCGGGTAGATGGTGCCGACAGAGCAGCCGAAACTGCAAAGCGGTTATGGAAAGATATGGTCCAGCGCAGTATGGAGCTCAGCATGACCCGCATGCAGCTGAGGGCTGCATCTTCTATGCCTTCTAAAGTGCCCCCCATGTGAAATGGTGTTGGAGGGATGCATGTCACTCAGACCTTGGATCTTCAGTTTGTAAAAGCTGGGGGGCCGTGGTCAggcgatccagaccattggtccatGGGACTATTCTCATCCTTCAATTGGTCGCTTATGGAGAGATGGCTAAGAAAAGAAATACAGCAACAGTGGTCTGCTTTCAACCAGAAAAAAGCCAACTGGCTTAAAACTTCCGTCCTTCGAATTTTTTGGGCCATGACCCGTCCACGGtatggtccatcagatcaacggtcttaaGCTCTGACCCGGCGGTGCATGTTGTGAGTTAAAGGATCAAATTTTGTGCCAGGAAACCCAAGATGCATGCCCATGTGCTTCGGCTATTTAAGTGAATTCTGGATCCATGGTCAATTATCTCAGCAGCCTATCTTCAGTTCGGGTTTTATAAGCGGCCCACACGGAAGAATGTAAGTAACTAAATCATCCTGCTGTCTCTTACTCTCTTGTATATAGTTCTGAAATCCATACCTGTACATTCCACTTGATTTCAACTCATTACTAGCAGTGGGCCTTTGTGTTCTGCGTAAATGGGCGGTAGGCATTTTTAGGTGGTCCGTAGCTGGAAtggtcatctggtgggccccacgaatccTAGCTACTGGTGAATATCGGCTTGCAAATGGACAGTAGAAAGAAAATGCGACCGGATTCAAACGCGATGAAGGAAGCCCATGTCCAGTGGCGGCTATTGCTCACTGAGGAGATATTTAATCCAAAcctttcatggtgggtcccaccagatgaacagtctggatcttaGGTCCGCCTGATACGCAATCCTGGATGTCCGAAATGTTCCATATTTGGACGCCTTGTGTGTACATGGCTAGCAAGTCATCGGCTGGCATCTACTGGTTAAACCCCCTTTGCCGAAATGGAGTCATTTTCAAACGATCTTGTGAAACACCCATGGTGAAAGTTCGTTGTGGGTGTCATATCACCATTGGATGATAAAAGTGAGCAAAACGAAGGGTGGTATGACGTGCTGGGGCTTTCTAGCCACCTGATTAACCAGGTGAGTCGCACATGTGGCACGTATACTGGTATGTCGGAGGGGTGTATGTTTGACGGGAAACTGGGGATTGCAGGCATTTTGGTCGTTGGCCCACATTCAACAAGCAGCCCTCAGTTCCAGTGTCAGAGATCGTTTGTatgttaggggtgcacatgggtcgggTTGGTTCGGTTTGGGGGTGAAACTGGAATCGTTCCAGGAAAGTCAGATCGGTTCTACAGTTCTGGCCATTGTTGAaaacaaatagagagagagagagagagagagagagagagagagagagagagagaggtatcggCGGTGGGCGGAAGGTGGCTGTCCTgtgggtgagagagagaagaatggatGGGGGCAGCCACAGCGGTGGTGGCGTGAAGATTGAAGGGAATGAATAcctggggttttttttttttttttttgaaatatatggtTCAGTTCCTgttttcacggttcggttcggttctacataccccaaaCTGAGAACTGAATCGaactaatcggttctttgatttttggaaccagaccAAACCGGACGGTTCCGAGCTGGTTTgccggttccatgtgcacccttCTGGGCCTCGTGGTCGGCTCCGTTCTGGTTTgccggttccatgtgcacccgTCTGGGCCTTGTCTTATCCATAGGGAGGCCCATGAATGAGCAGGCAGCATGTCCACTGCCCCATTTGGCACAGCATCCCTTCCCTTGTATATGAAATATGAATGTGTTTGCAACCACGAGCGTCCAAGATGGATCAGGCAACCACGATCACCGTGCGTGTGTTTGCAAGGCGGGATAATCCATAGAAGATGGGCCCATTTCGGATGATCTAAAGATTACACAGTTCTACTGTATGGATGGTTTGGTCGGATACAGATCACATTGCTGTGGTTGTAGTTGTAGAGTCGGCATACTCCAAAGTAAAAACGCACTTCTAATGCAAAggttttcctttttatttatttattttttagaaaccaATTACTCCGAGTAGCTTTGTGCTATGGGCTACCCATTGTAGGCCCAGCAGTTGGAGGGTCTGTGTTGCCTACCAATCACTTAATAGTGCGTCTTAGATGATCGAGGAAAGGATCGctttatctatttatttgtaaAATGCACGTGTGAGTTGCGTTTAGATTGTAagtaggcccacctgatgagcggttcCGCCTCAGTCTTCGGACAGGTCTACGAGAATGCATCCAAGTGAATTGTGATGGTATGCATTGTGACTTTGGTCTGTGGATATGCGTTCACCTTTTAAACGGATTTGAGGTCAATGTTTCAATAATTTCAACTGtgaatatggagagagagagagagagagagagagaggctcacgCAAGTGTGGGAGCCAATGtggtgtttacatgccatcccaCCCTACCTCCATGGTACCCTTAATAAAAATGGGATGCCCAAAAATCACGTCAATCCAACCGTTAGATGGACTCACATGAACGTGGAGGTTATGGGTGGTTGTTAATTGTTTTCTACGGTTTAGATAGATTGTGCGTGCACGCACACCGATATAGaggtgcggattgggtactaacctCCGGGACCTAACTAAGAGACGGGTagtcctgtcaggggctctgtagggcccactttgatatatgtgttttatccaagtggTCCATCCATTacgaaagatcattttagggcatgagcccaaaagggaAGCAGATGGAAGGCTAGAGTGGACCAcaaccataggaagcagtggtgacaatgaaccccaccgttgaaaccttccaaagtaaaaaaataaaataaaaaatactagcTCTTTACTCTTTTATTCTCCAGGATGACCCAGTGGATGATTTCTACAGCTAGCTTTTCCTCGTAAGTTTATTTCGCATTGCTTCGCCATAGAGCTTCTTTCCTGTGTGTTCCCAACGCCCCTCCCTCAAAGCAGGCTGTTtgcttgggaaaaaaaaaagcccagCAATGGCTTTGGACGGTTTTGAATGCACTCTTTAAGATAAAGTACTAATTGGGCAGTGCCAAGTTAATGCAAAAGGATAAGTGGAATATTTTCCCAGATGTTATTGAGCCCAATGAAATGTGGATGATGGTCACAAATTGGATTCTCCTTTTTCAATCTgatcattgattggatggttagaatcactTGATCAAAGTGAATCCTGAAGGGCATAGGAAATCAAAGTTGGGCATAATCAAACTATCTGGTCAATCGGACCAATATtaacatatgtatatatttattcatTAGATAATTGAGATTTTATTATGATTGTATTTATATGCCTGAATATCATTTTTTCATAATTCATACACGTTAATATTCGGATTGGCTATGAGAATAAGGTGTGGCCAATATTTGTTGATTAAAAACTTAGTCCATTCTAGCAAGACTAAGACACTAGGAGTAATGCATACAGAGATGCGCACAAATGAGATGTGCCTTCATTCAGATTTATGAAATGAGCAGGATAAAATCTCATGTAGATTACGTGATTGGCTTTGTACCCAGCCACATCTTACCCAGCCATGATTGGGTGGATCGATTTCAATCTTGTTGTCGTGGGAGTATGCTAGCCTTATAAGTAACTCTTGTGACCTTATCATTCTACATTATTTGACAAGATTGCAATAAGGTCTCATTGCTTTGGCATGCATTCTTAAAGCCATGTGTTTAGATTCGGTTAAATCAAAGTATCTAAAAGCCAGATAAATGTTCGGATGCCATGTCTGCCAAACAATATTTAGATAAGGATGAATAGCCATTATGGATGCGTCAGCGCTGAAGTACATTTCGACCAAGGCAAGCCATGATCGAGAGAAGGGTAACTGCTCTTTCCCAACTGGTTACGCGTGGAGAGGCCATGTGGGTCATCGATAATCTTCAACATTCAATAGAAGAAGCTATAAATAGTAAGAGCAAACGAAGAAAGAATGCAATCCTTAGTACAAGCAAAAACCCCTTACCAGCGCAATGCTGGTGATTATCTTAGCATAGCATCTTAGTTTATTTCATCCACTGCTCATCAGCTGTTGATCATTATGTTAGGAGTAGCATCAGTCTGTCCCTATGACCACACCAAGCTGACTCATAGTTTCAATTCAGTAGTTGTAATTTGCTTTCCATCTGTGCCCGCGCGCGAAATCTGAGGGTAGACTGGTAGTTTTAGGACCTGTCCACCTACACTCATATGTTGGGCCGACAATAGCTCCTTGGTATTGCCATCATCCCGGTCACCAACACACTGCTGCTGTTACTCTTAGCCAGAGCAGGTAATCCCGTTTTAGT is a genomic window containing:
- the LOC131255883 gene encoding U-box domain-containing protein 4, whose translation is MGQQLEEDPNPTAEEEETTSPSSSSSSWSSSSSSATDGSWNLKKQTLIQDLARKLINGEDDGNGLETKIQAARDIRKMAKTSVKTRSIFAVSGVIPPLISMLLSSNHDAREASLLALLNLAVRNERNKIRIVTSGAVPPLVELLKFENGSLRDLATAAILTLSTAASNKPTIAASGAAPLLVQILSTGSVQGKVDAVTALYNLSTSTENLAPILTARAVPPLLSLLKECKKYSKFAEKTTALLEILSGFEDGRTAISDVDRGILTIVETVEDGSLLSTEHAVGVLLSLCQSCRKKYRELILKEGAIPGLLQLTVEGTPKAQERARTLLDLLRESPPKRLPSAVLETIVYDIATRVDGADRAAETAKRLWKDMVQRSMELSMTRMQLRAASSMPSKVPPM